Proteins from a genomic interval of Polaribacter sejongensis:
- a CDS encoding TonB-dependent receptor, protein MKLKRLILFTALISLNTIFSQNNSVSGKITNSSNALAYVNVYLKNSKIGTASNENGYYKLKDIPKGNYTLVASSVGYQSKFIKISVDENQKITQNLSLSEDDSLDEIVISGTMKPVKKLDSPVPVEVYSPTFFMKNPSPSIFESMENINGVRPQVNCSVCNTGDIHINGLEGAYTFVMIDGMPIVSGLSTVYGLTGIPQALIERVEIVKGPASTLYGSEAVGGIINIITKKPASSPLFTIDSYASSWGEVNTDIGLKYKLGKTNALLGINYFNYQNPIDNNNDGFTDLTLQNRISIFNKFDFERKNNRVFTVAGRYVYEDRWGGEMDWTPEFRGGTDIYGESIYTSRWETFGTYQLPTDEKLNFQFSANGHDQNSYYGDTFYKADQFIAFGQLTYDTTFGKNHDVLMGVAYRYTNYDDNTTATGSETENDPSITHLPGIFIQDEITLAPKSKLLLGARYDHNNVHGSVFSPRVNYKWNSDNNEDVLRVSIGNGFRVANVFTEDHAALTGNRDVFFEDELLPETSWNANINYVKKIVTNNNTIINLDGSVFYTHFNNKIVADYETDTSKIIYGNLDDGYAVSKGISLNTDINFRNGLSIIAGATLMDVSTTEEGVTERQLLTESFSGTWSISYKIKSIDLLLDYTGNIYGPMDLPLLGENDPRSPTSPWYSIQNIQATKKISNTFEVFGGVKNLLNFTPAANSILNSDNPFDVGVDTETNPELAFDPAYVYAGNQGIRMFVGLRYKIQ, encoded by the coding sequence ATGAAACTAAAAAGACTTATACTATTTACAGCTCTTATCAGCTTAAACACAATTTTTTCCCAAAATAATTCTGTTTCTGGTAAAATAACGAATAGCTCAAATGCATTAGCTTACGTGAATGTTTATTTAAAAAACTCTAAAATTGGAACAGCTTCTAACGAAAACGGTTATTATAAACTAAAAGATATTCCTAAAGGAAATTACACACTTGTTGCCAGTAGTGTTGGTTATCAATCTAAATTCATAAAAATTTCTGTTGATGAAAATCAAAAAATTACTCAAAATTTATCACTGTCAGAAGATGATTCTTTAGATGAAATAGTTATATCTGGAACCATGAAACCAGTTAAGAAATTAGACAGTCCTGTACCTGTAGAAGTATACTCTCCTACCTTTTTTATGAAAAACCCATCACCTTCTATTTTTGAATCTATGGAGAATATAAATGGTGTTAGACCACAAGTAAACTGTAGCGTTTGTAATACTGGTGATATTCATATAAACGGACTAGAGGGAGCTTACACATTTGTTATGATTGACGGAATGCCAATTGTAAGCGGACTTTCTACGGTTTATGGATTAACAGGAATTCCGCAAGCATTAATAGAACGTGTAGAAATTGTAAAAGGACCTGCTTCCACTCTGTATGGCTCTGAGGCCGTTGGAGGTATCATTAATATAATTACAAAAAAACCAGCTTCTTCACCTTTGTTTACAATAGATTCTTACGCGAGTTCTTGGGGAGAAGTAAATACTGATATTGGTTTAAAATACAAGCTAGGAAAAACGAATGCTTTATTAGGTATCAATTATTTTAATTACCAAAACCCAATTGATAACAATAATGATGGTTTTACAGATTTAACCTTACAAAACAGAATTTCTATTTTTAATAAATTTGATTTCGAAAGGAAAAACAATCGTGTTTTTACGGTAGCTGGGCGTTATGTTTACGAGGATAGATGGGGTGGAGAAATGGATTGGACACCTGAATTTAGAGGGGGAACAGATATTTATGGAGAAAGTATTTACACGAGTAGATGGGAAACTTTTGGAACCTACCAATTACCTACAGATGAAAAATTAAATTTTCAATTTAGTGCGAATGGACATGATCAAAATTCTTACTACGGAGATACTTTTTACAAAGCTGATCAATTTATTGCCTTCGGACAATTAACATACGACACTACTTTTGGAAAAAATCATGATGTATTAATGGGAGTTGCTTATCGTTACACAAATTACGACGACAATACCACTGCAACTGGTAGCGAAACAGAAAACGATCCATCAATCACGCATTTACCAGGTATTTTTATTCAAGATGAAATTACATTAGCACCAAAAAGTAAACTGCTGTTAGGTGCAAGATATGATCATAATAATGTACATGGAAGTGTTTTTTCTCCAAGAGTAAATTATAAATGGAATTCTGATAATAACGAAGATGTTTTAAGAGTTAGTATTGGTAATGGTTTTAGAGTTGCTAATGTTTTTACAGAAGACCATGCTGCCCTTACAGGAAACAGAGACGTATTTTTTGAAGACGAGTTGCTTCCAGAAACTTCTTGGAATGCTAACATTAACTATGTTAAGAAAATAGTCACAAACAACAATACTATTATTAATTTAGATGGAAGTGTTTTTTACACGCATTTCAACAATAAAATAGTTGCAGATTATGAAACCGATACTTCAAAAATAATCTATGGCAACTTAGATGATGGTTATGCAGTATCAAAAGGTATATCTTTAAATACAGATATAAATTTTAGAAATGGTCTTTCAATTATAGCTGGTGCAACCTTAATGGATGTATCTACCACAGAAGAAGGAGTTACCGAAAGACAGCTATTAACAGAAAGCTTTAGTGGTACTTGGAGTATTTCTTACAAAATAAAATCTATCGATTTATTACTTGACTACACTGGTAACATTTACGGACCTATGGATCTACCTTTACTAGGAGAAAATGATCCAAGATCTCCAACATCTCCTTGGTATAGTATACAAAACATACAAGCTACTAAAAAAATCAGCAACACTTTTGAGGTTTTTGGTGGAGTAAAAAATTTATTAAACTTCACACCTGCTGCTAACAGTATCTTAAATAGCGATAATCCTTTTGACGTTGGAGTAGACACAGAAACAAATCCAGAATTAGCGTTCGATCCAGCTTATGTATATGCTGGTAACCAAGGTATACGTATGTTTGTAGGACTTAGATATAAAATACAATAA
- a CDS encoding thioredoxin family protein has protein sequence MKNTLLFFFILSTCFLYGQKTNNLINYSFEEAFKLQEKEKKPIIVFFHTNWCKYCFAMKKNTFIDKKVIDLLNKHYYFISFDAESKESVNIKGKIFKNKSGTHEIVEVLASKNNTISYPSTIILSANNTIDEQIDSFLSAEEISKILTSYIAVK, from the coding sequence ATGAAAAATACGCTTCTTTTCTTTTTTATACTTTCCACCTGTTTTTTATACGGGCAGAAAACCAACAATTTAATAAATTATTCTTTTGAAGAAGCTTTTAAGTTACAAGAAAAAGAAAAGAAGCCAATTATAGTATTTTTTCACACAAACTGGTGTAAGTATTGTTTTGCTATGAAAAAGAATACTTTTATCGATAAAAAAGTTATAGATCTATTAAACAAACATTATTACTTTATTTCTTTTGATGCAGAAAGTAAAGAATCCGTAAATATAAAAGGTAAAATATTTAAAAATAAATCAGGAACTCACGAAATAGTAGAAGTACTCGCTTCTAAAAACAATACCATTAGCTATCCTTCTACGATTATTTTAAGTGCAAATAATACGATTGATGAGCAAATAGACTCTTTTCTATCAGCAGAAGAAATCAGTAAAATATTAACAAGCTACATAGCGGTCAAATAA
- the mfd gene encoding transcription-repair coupling factor, translated as MSKQHIVNQYQNSANVSQIINQLQQDKNHFQISNLVGSSLSFVISETFKKADKPYLLIFNDKEEAAYYLNDLEQLLGEKNVLFYPGSYRRPYQIEETDNANVLLRSEVLNRINSRKKPAVIVTYPTALFEKVVTKKELEKNTLKVAVGESLSLDFVNEVLFEYKFKRVDFVTEPGDFSVRGGIIDVFSFSNDEPYRVEFFGDEIDSIRSFDVETQLSNEKLKKVSIMPNVENKTLQENRESFLKYISPKTVIFAKNIDLITGNLDKFYQKAEEAFQDLSKEIKHAKPSELFCDGSFIKNQIQDFSLIEISTKTQTKGLSEIKFNTIAQPSFNKQFDLLIENLEEYHKAEFTNYIFCANDQQAKRFHDIFDDAAQEVHYETVVFPLYQGFVDVENRLVCYTDHQIFERYHKFRLKNGYAKKQAITLQDLNKLEIGDYVTHMDHGIGKFGGLQKIDVQGKKQEAIKLVYGERDILYVSIHSLHKISKFNGKDGKAPKIYKLGSGAWKKIKQKTKARVKHIAFNLIQLYAKRKLQKGFAFGPDTHIQHELEGSFMYEDTPDQFTSTQDVKTDMEKEQPMDRLVCGDVGFGKTEVAVRAAFKAVDNGKQVAILVPTTILAFQHYKTFTERLKDFPVRIDYLNRFRTAKQKTEAINGVNDGSIDIIIGTHQLTNKRLQFKDLGLLIIDEEQKFGVSVKDKLKTLKENVDTLTLTATPIPRTLQFSLMAARDLSVIKTPPPNRHPIESNVIRFSEEIIRDAISYEVSRGGQVFFIHNRIENIKEVAGLIQRLVPTAKVGIGHGQMEGKKLEGLMLGFMAGDFDVLVSTTIIESGLDVPNANTIFINNANNFGLSDLHQMRGRVGRSNKKAFCYFITPPYHMMTDDARKRIEALVLFSDLGSGINIAMKDLEIRGAGDLLGGEQSGFINDIGFDTYQKILQEAIEELKENEFKELYPTDNSKPKEFVKEVQIDTDFEILFPDDYINSITERLALYNKLGELKTEDELQTFETEIIDRFGEFPTQVEDLLDSVRIKWLAKELGLEKVILKQKRMMGYFVANQQSEFYHTDAFTRMLKYVQLNPKSCVMKEKESKNGLRLLITFIRIDSVKTALSILQKV; from the coding sequence TTGAGCAAGCAGCACATTGTAAATCAATATCAAAACTCTGCGAATGTATCGCAGATAATTAACCAACTTCAACAAGACAAAAACCATTTTCAAATATCGAATTTGGTCGGCTCTTCGTTGTCTTTTGTTATTTCAGAAACCTTTAAAAAAGCAGACAAACCTTATCTATTAATCTTTAATGATAAAGAAGAAGCTGCTTATTACCTTAACGATTTAGAACAATTATTAGGAGAAAAAAATGTCCTTTTTTATCCTGGTTCTTACAGAAGACCTTATCAAATAGAAGAGACTGATAATGCAAATGTATTACTACGTTCAGAAGTTTTAAACCGAATTAATTCTCGTAAAAAACCTGCTGTAATTGTAACCTATCCAACGGCATTGTTCGAAAAAGTGGTTACCAAAAAGGAGCTAGAAAAAAACACATTAAAAGTAGCAGTTGGAGAAAGTCTATCTTTAGATTTTGTAAACGAAGTTTTATTCGAATACAAATTTAAACGTGTAGATTTTGTTACAGAACCAGGTGATTTTTCTGTTCGTGGAGGAATTATAGATGTTTTTTCTTTTTCTAATGATGAACCATACAGAGTTGAATTTTTTGGTGATGAGATAGACAGTATTCGTTCTTTTGATGTAGAGACACAATTATCTAATGAGAAACTGAAAAAGGTTTCTATTATGCCAAATGTAGAAAACAAAACATTACAAGAAAACAGAGAAAGCTTTCTTAAATACATTTCGCCTAAAACTGTCATTTTTGCAAAAAACATCGATTTAATTACCGGAAACCTAGATAAATTTTATCAAAAGGCTGAAGAAGCTTTCCAAGATTTATCCAAAGAAATAAAACACGCAAAACCAAGTGAGTTATTTTGTGATGGAAGTTTTATCAAAAATCAAATACAAGATTTTTCACTGATAGAAATTTCTACTAAAACACAAACGAAAGGTCTTTCTGAAATTAAATTTAATACCATTGCACAACCTTCTTTTAATAAGCAATTCGATTTATTAATAGAGAATTTAGAAGAATATCATAAAGCAGAATTTACAAATTACATTTTTTGTGCAAACGATCAACAAGCAAAACGTTTTCATGATATTTTTGATGATGCAGCACAAGAAGTACATTATGAAACGGTAGTTTTTCCATTATATCAAGGTTTTGTCGATGTTGAAAACAGGTTAGTTTGTTACACAGATCATCAAATTTTTGAGCGTTATCATAAATTCCGATTAAAAAACGGGTACGCTAAAAAGCAGGCAATTACGCTTCAGGATTTAAACAAATTAGAAATTGGAGATTATGTAACACATATGGATCACGGAATTGGAAAATTTGGTGGTTTACAAAAAATTGATGTTCAAGGTAAAAAGCAAGAAGCCATAAAATTAGTCTACGGAGAAAGAGATATTTTATATGTAAGTATTCACTCGCTTCACAAAATTTCTAAGTTCAACGGTAAAGACGGTAAAGCACCTAAAATATATAAATTAGGTTCTGGAGCTTGGAAAAAAATCAAACAGAAAACAAAAGCAAGAGTTAAACATATTGCGTTTAATTTAATTCAATTATACGCGAAAAGAAAACTACAAAAAGGATTTGCTTTTGGTCCAGACACACACATTCAGCATGAGCTAGAAGGTAGTTTTATGTATGAAGACACGCCAGATCAATTTACATCTACGCAAGATGTAAAAACCGATATGGAAAAAGAACAACCAATGGACCGTTTGGTATGTGGAGATGTTGGATTTGGTAAAACAGAAGTTGCCGTAAGAGCCGCTTTTAAAGCTGTAGATAATGGCAAGCAAGTCGCAATTTTAGTTCCTACAACCATTCTTGCATTTCAACATTATAAAACATTTACAGAACGTTTAAAAGATTTTCCTGTCCGTATTGATTATTTAAACCGATTTAGAACTGCCAAACAAAAAACAGAAGCCATAAATGGTGTAAATGATGGTTCTATAGATATTATTATCGGAACGCATCAATTGACAAATAAGCGTTTACAATTTAAAGATTTAGGTCTTTTAATTATTGATGAAGAACAAAAATTTGGAGTTTCCGTAAAAGATAAATTAAAAACTTTAAAGGAAAATGTAGATACATTAACCTTAACAGCAACGCCAATTCCTAGAACTCTACAGTTTAGTTTAATGGCTGCAAGAGATTTATCAGTAATAAAAACGCCTCCTCCAAACAGACATCCAATAGAAAGTAATGTCATTCGTTTTTCTGAAGAAATCATTCGTGATGCTATTTCTTACGAAGTTTCTCGTGGAGGACAAGTTTTCTTTATTCATAACAGAATAGAAAACATAAAAGAAGTTGCTGGCTTAATACAAAGATTGGTTCCTACCGCAAAAGTAGGTATTGGTCACGGGCAAATGGAAGGAAAAAAACTAGAAGGTTTAATGCTCGGTTTTATGGCAGGAGATTTCGATGTATTGGTTTCTACAACCATCATAGAAAGCGGATTAGACGTACCAAATGCCAATACTATTTTTATTAATAATGCAAACAATTTTGGATTATCAGATTTACACCAAATGCGTGGTAGAGTTGGTCGTTCAAATAAAAAAGCATTCTGTTATTTCATAACTCCGCCGTACCATATGATGACGGATGATGCCAGAAAACGTATTGAGGCTTTGGTTTTATTTTCCGATCTAGGAAGCGGAATTAATATTGCCATGAAAGATTTAGAAATTCGTGGAGCTGGAGATTTATTAGGTGGTGAACAAAGTGGATTTATAAACGATATTGGTTTTGATACCTATCAGAAAATACTACAAGAAGCTATTGAAGAGTTAAAGGAGAATGAGTTTAAGGAACTCTATCCTACAGATAATTCTAAGCCTAAAGAGTTTGTAAAAGAAGTACAAATAGATACCGATTTCGAGATTCTTTTTCCGGATGATTATATCAATTCTATTACAGAAAGATTGGCTTTGTATAACAAATTAGGTGAGCTAAAAACCGAGGATGAATTACAAACTTTTGAAACTGAAATTATTGATAGATTCGGGGAATTCCCTACGCAAGTAGAAGATTTATTAGATTCTGTTCGTATAAAATGGTTGGCAAAAGAGCTTGGTTTAGAAAAGGTTATTCTAAAGCAAAAAAGAATGATGGGGTATTTTGTTGCCAATCAACAAAGTGAATTTTACCACACAGATGCCTTTACGCGGATGTTAAAATATGTGCAGCTAAACCCTAAAAGTTGTGTTATGAAAGAGAAAGAATCTAAAAACGGATTGCGATTATTAATCACTTTTATAAGAATTGATTCCGTAAAAACGGCTTTGAGTATTTTACAAAAAGTGTAG
- a CDS encoding MutS-related protein has product MNTPSHFYSEEKSALEKESAQLKKKSINLSIFRFGVFLATGFLIYLTFGKYPDVFIIAFLGILLFAFLVVKHINLQKKRAIIKAKISINTTEIDVLNRKFHQLESGKEFVNPMHYYSNDIDLFGVGSFFQYLNRSVTAEGKKLLANTFTENKTDGIVEKQNTIKELATKVKWRQHFGALASLITTKDTSGFIVSWIQNYKIVLPKVLGIVQIVFSIASLTIIGLVSFGIVPFSILVIWFFIGLFITGAFVKKTSNLYADTDKVRETFKQYHVLLNEIENENFTSKVLVEKQQIINSETKKASAIFKEFSRVLDAFDQRNNVVISVVGNGLFLTEIRTATNVEKWISKYKHTVDKWFSVVAFFDAQNSLANFHFNHTKFVFPEITSDKEVVKATNLGHPLLDATKRIDNNFTIHKEEFFIVTGANMAGKSTFLRTISLSIVMANCGLPVCAENFKYAPIKLITSMRTTDSLTEDESYFYSELKRLKFIVDEIKTTDYFIVLDEILKGTNSKDKAIGSKKFVEKLTKSKSTGIIATHDVSLCELENEFTDIKNYYFDAEISNNELSFDYTLKNGICKNMNASFLLQKMEIV; this is encoded by the coding sequence ATGAATACTCCCTCCCATTTTTATAGTGAAGAAAAGTCAGCATTAGAAAAAGAATCAGCACAATTAAAAAAGAAATCTATAAACCTTAGTATTTTTAGATTTGGCGTCTTTTTAGCAACTGGCTTTCTAATTTATCTAACTTTTGGTAAATATCCTGATGTTTTTATCATTGCCTTCTTAGGTATTCTATTGTTTGCCTTTTTAGTGGTAAAACATATCAATTTACAGAAAAAAAGAGCAATTATTAAGGCTAAAATCAGCATTAATACAACAGAAATTGATGTTTTAAATAGAAAATTTCATCAATTAGAATCTGGTAAGGAATTTGTAAATCCGATGCATTATTATAGTAATGATATCGATTTGTTTGGTGTTGGTTCCTTTTTTCAATACTTAAATAGAAGCGTTACTGCTGAAGGAAAAAAGTTACTAGCTAATACTTTTACAGAAAACAAAACAGACGGAATTGTAGAGAAACAAAACACTATAAAAGAATTAGCTACAAAAGTAAAATGGAGACAACATTTTGGTGCTTTGGCAAGTTTAATTACTACAAAAGACACCTCTGGCTTTATTGTTAGTTGGATTCAGAATTACAAAATAGTGTTGCCAAAAGTTTTAGGGATAGTTCAGATAGTGTTCTCTATTGCTTCATTAACCATAATTGGTTTGGTGTCGTTTGGTATTGTTCCGTTCTCAATTTTAGTAATTTGGTTTTTTATTGGTCTTTTTATTACAGGAGCTTTTGTTAAAAAAACGAGCAATTTATATGCAGATACAGATAAAGTAAGAGAAACTTTTAAGCAATATCATGTATTGTTAAATGAAATTGAGAATGAAAATTTTACATCAAAAGTTTTAGTAGAAAAACAACAAATTATCAATTCTGAAACTAAAAAAGCCTCTGCCATTTTTAAAGAGTTTTCTAGAGTTTTAGATGCTTTTGATCAGCGAAATAATGTGGTGATTTCAGTAGTTGGTAACGGACTTTTTTTAACGGAGATTAGAACAGCGACCAATGTAGAAAAGTGGATTTCTAAATACAAACACACCGTAGATAAATGGTTTTCTGTAGTTGCTTTTTTCGATGCTCAGAATTCATTGGCAAATTTTCATTTTAACCACACAAAGTTTGTTTTTCCAGAAATAACTTCAGACAAAGAAGTTGTAAAAGCTACCAATTTAGGACATCCGTTATTAGATGCGACTAAAAGAATTGATAATAATTTTACCATTCATAAAGAAGAGTTTTTTATTGTTACCGGAGCAAATATGGCGGGTAAAAGTACTTTTTTAAGAACTATTTCTTTGTCTATTGTTATGGCGAATTGTGGTTTACCTGTGTGTGCAGAAAACTTTAAATATGCACCCATAAAGTTGATTACAAGCATGAGAACTACAGATTCTTTAACAGAAGATGAATCGTATTTTTATTCTGAATTAAAGCGTTTAAAGTTTATTGTTGATGAAATTAAAACTACAGATTATTTCATTGTTTTAGATGAAATTTTAAAAGGAACCAATAGTAAAGACAAAGCAATTGGCTCTAAAAAGTTTGTAGAAAAATTGACAAAATCTAAGTCAACCGGAATTATTGCAACCCACGATGTGAGTTTGTGTGAATTAGAAAATGAGTTTACAGACATTAAAAATTACTATTTTGATGCAGAAATTAGCAACAACGAACTAAGTTTCGATTACACTCTAAAAAACGGAATTTGTAAAAATATGAACGCTTCTTTTTTATTACAGAAAATGGAAATTGTTTAG
- a CDS encoding HesA/MoeB/ThiF family protein gives MKVTKNQLFKRQITLSEIGEVGQGKLQKSSVLVIGCGGLGSPIAVYLAASGIGKIHLVDFDTVDISNLHRQVFYCLDDVDKPKAAVLSEFIKKRALFTEVGFTNKPITKENVFELINQFDIVVDGTDSLPTKYLLNDACVLKKKPLVYGSLYKFDGYVASFNVLQENGSYSANLRDAFPEMATDVPNCSEAGTMNSIVGMIATQQVNEVLKLITGVGKPLANELLIYNSLQNTQLKMKLKPTVLKDKIAKLFEVQTYFDAVCELQNKDWQISSEKLKEQLSVGEQSRSLELIAVLPNLKLPFKVGQTIPIQEFDVDTIQVDFNKTYVMVCQRGFNSYKATKMLKKKYPTLKVLSLFGGISNYNK, from the coding sequence ATGAAAGTAACAAAAAATCAACTTTTTAAAAGACAAATTACTTTGTCTGAAATTGGTGAAGTCGGACAAGGAAAATTACAAAAATCAAGTGTTTTAGTAATTGGTTGTGGCGGATTAGGAAGTCCGATTGCGGTGTATTTAGCCGCTAGTGGTATCGGTAAAATTCATTTAGTAGATTTTGATACTGTAGATATTTCCAATTTACATAGGCAAGTCTTTTATTGTTTAGATGATGTAGATAAACCCAAAGCAGCAGTTTTATCAGAATTTATAAAAAAGAGAGCTCTTTTTACAGAAGTAGGTTTCACTAACAAACCAATTACAAAAGAGAATGTTTTTGAGTTGATTAATCAATTTGATATTGTTGTAGATGGTACAGATTCTTTACCAACAAAATACTTATTAAACGATGCTTGCGTTCTTAAAAAGAAACCTTTGGTTTATGGCTCTTTGTATAAGTTTGACGGTTATGTAGCAAGTTTTAATGTTTTGCAAGAAAACGGAAGTTATTCTGCTAATTTAAGAGACGCTTTTCCGGAAATGGCTACCGATGTTCCCAATTGTTCAGAGGCAGGCACAATGAACTCTATTGTTGGTATGATCGCAACGCAACAAGTAAATGAAGTTTTAAAGTTGATAACAGGGGTAGGAAAACCCTTAGCAAACGAATTGTTGATTTACAATTCACTTCAAAATACACAATTGAAAATGAAGTTAAAACCAACCGTTTTAAAAGATAAGATTGCTAAATTATTTGAAGTACAAACGTATTTTGATGCAGTTTGTGAGCTTCAAAATAAGGATTGGCAAATATCATCAGAAAAGTTAAAAGAACAATTGTCGGTTGGAGAGCAGTCGAGAAGTTTAGAGTTAATAGCTGTTTTACCCAATTTGAAATTGCCTTTTAAGGTGGGGCAAACAATTCCTATTCAAGAGTTTGATGTAGATACTATTCAGGTAGATTTTAATAAAACCTATGTAATGGTTTGTCAAAGAGGTTTTAATAGTTACAAAGCAACCAAAATGTTAAAAAAGAAATACCCAACACTTAAGGTTTTAAGTTTGTTTGGTGGAATTTCTAATTATAATAAATAA